The genomic window GGCCGCACGCGGGACATGCGCTTTTCCCAAGCGGAAAAGGAGCAGGCGATGGTCTCCATGGAACTGATGGGCGTGGCGGAACTGGCAAACAGGGCCTTCGGTACTTTGTCTTCCGGCGAGAGGCGGCGCATCCTGATCGCCCGCGCCCTGGTCCATCAACCCCAGGTGCTGGTCCTGGACGAGCCCTCGACCGCGCTGGACTTCGCCGCGAACATCCAGCTCACCGGGATGTTGCGGAAGCTCCTGCAGGAGAACCGGGACCTGCTGCTCGTCACCCACCATCCGGGAGAAATCCCTCCCGAGATCGACCGCGTGATCCTGTTGCGGGACGGTCGGATCTTCGCCGACGGCAGGAAGCGTGATGTCTTGAAATCCGCCCTGCTCAGCGAGCTTTACGATGTCCCGCTGAAGGTCTCCTGGTCGCATGGCTGGTGCGACGTGAGACCGGTTTGAGGTGACGGGGGTCCGGGGACACGAACCCCCGGGAGGAGCGATCTCACGATCGCTCCATCAGGCCGGCATGATGAAATCCCGCCCGCCACTCAGCGGTCGTAAATCACGGTTCTCGCGCCTTCTTCCGGGTGGGTCACCAGCACCGCCACACGTTTGATCGTCGAGGTGTCGATGCCGGTGTGGCTGAGATAGTCGAATTTCCCGCGCAGATCCGTGTAGCCGTCCTTGTGGAAAACGACCTGGCCGGAGTTCGTCTCGGCATAGACCTTCACATAGGTTTTCGGCAGCGGCTTGTGATCATCCGAACCAAGCACCTGCACGATGCGGTCCTGCGGCATGTGGCGGAGTTCGATGGCTTTGGAGTCGAGAACCTTGAGCAGTTTCCTTGATCCGGAATCCGCGGAAACGAGCACATTTCCCTTTCTCAAGCCTTCGGGAAGCTCGACGGCGGTTTCGGAGGCATCCTTCGCCAACTCGATATCAAAGCTGCCGTTCGGCAGAATCGCGGGTAGTCCCCCTTGCTCACCCTCGCCCTTGAGGAAGGGATTTTTCGAAAACAGCACCTCCAGATCCACACTGAACAAACGCAGCGTGGCCTTTTCCAGCGAGCGATGTTTGATGGTCAGCTTCCCACCGTCCGCCAGCGACAGGTCCAGTTCCGGCGCGGCGGTTTCCGTCACGGATGTCTCCTCCGCCCCGGATTCAGCAAGTGCGGCGATTTCCTCCGCCTGATCGATGACAGCCTGGAACCGGTCACGCCATATACCCGGAGGCAGGTCCGGAAGCACGCGTTCGGCGATGGCCCTGGCCTCCGCCGGCTTTTCCCGATGGAAAAGCACGACGGAATGCAGGTAGTCGTAATTCATCCGGCCCGGAAGTTTCGCGGGGTCGATTTTGTCGAATCTCGCCAATGCTTCCCCGGTGCGGTCCTGCAGGAAAAGCAGCAGGGCGAGGTTGAGCTCGTCTTCATCGTCCAGCACCGGCTTCCACCCGAGTTGGGCGAGGAATTTCAGATAATGACCGCGGGCGGCCTCATGTGTCAGCCTTGACTCCGTGGCGAAGCGGTGTGCCCGTGGATTCACCAGCGGGTCGAATTCCAATGTCTCCCACGCCAGATGGACGCGTGGCCGCACTTCCAGCAACGGGCTGTCCAGCCAGTCGCCAAGCTGTTTCACCGCGTCGGAATTCTCCAAGTACTCACGCATCGCCGCCACGTCATTGTGATGGAATCCGTATGACGCGACATCCGCGGAGAAGTGCAACCGGTCACGCAGCAGTTTCGCAACGCTTTGGAAAAACACGGCATCCTTCAGACGCCAGCGGATCGCTTTCAGATGGATGGTGTCCAGGTTTTCCGTGCCGAGGCGGGACAGCACCTCCGCATCGGTTCCTTCCGCGGCCAGCACTTGCCAGGAAGCGGAGTCCTGGGGTGCGGGATCGTTCGAGACCCTCAACGCGCGCGAATCCGTATGCGCGAGCACACGGCCGTTTTCACTGACATGAAGCGGATACACCGCGAAATCCCCGGCTGCCGGAAAATAAAATGCCAGCGTCTCCGTCACCACACCGTAGGGTTGCAGCTCGTGGGTGGACGACTCGGTGGCGGGTTTCCCGCCAAGGGGTATCGCTCCAGCGGGAATCTGTGCCAGGACATCGATGCGGCGGCCGATGCCGGTGGGGTTCGTCACGATGAGCGATGCGACATACGCCACGCCCGGACGGAAATCCCCCGTGACCGGATTTTCCACCTGCCGGCCATTCACCTTGCGGAACGGCTCCCCCTGCGGACTGAAGGTCTGGCGGACCAGCAGTGGTGACTCAGGCACGACATCCTCCGTCTTCCGCGTATCCTTGTAAAACAGCAGCATCGGCTCACGAGCTTTGACGCGCAGGGTGCTTCCATCCACCGCGACCTCCGGACGATCCGCCTTGAAGGGAAGATCCAACAGAGCGAGACACATCAGAGACTCGTTGGCATTGGTGTGACACGCATTGAAATGCGGTGAGAGGAACGGCCCCTCGCCATTCCATGCCGCGAGATCCAGCCAGAAACGGTTGAGCGGGATCAGCGACTCGTCCGTGGGCTTCGTGCTGTGGTAGTAGTTCGCCTCACGCCAGAGCTTCGTGCCGTTCGGG from Luteolibacter yonseiensis includes these protein-coding regions:
- a CDS encoding ABC transporter ATP-binding protein encodes the protein MTRKDSPETPAIFEIANANVWRGDTLALREFSLTLVHGESVAILGPNGAGKSSFLKLLTGEVRPAADKGMHCRLFGEELWSLEEIRHRIGVIMPEEVARFEADELTRDAVLSSLRGAYGRTRDMRFSQAEKEQAMVSMELMGVAELANRAFGTLSSGERRRILIARALVHQPQVLVLDEPSTALDFAANIQLTGMLRKLLQENRDLLLVTHHPGEIPPEIDRVILLRDGRIFADGRKRDVLKSALLSELYDVPLKVSWSHGWCDVRPV